Proteins encoded within one genomic window of Heptranchias perlo isolate sHepPer1 chromosome 35, sHepPer1.hap1, whole genome shotgun sequence:
- the LOC137302269 gene encoding zona pellucida sperm-binding protein 3-like, translated as MGDFVMRGLFPVLVLVGVVCCSDIWQQFRGHRFQWRRVKPTPVPQRVPSPVPPFGSHFSVSEGRSLSPLQTVMVQCGEQNLLVRGDMDLFRTRHLIKAADLTLGTAGCRPTGIDSQNHTVLFDYGLHECGSRLQMAGDFLVYTTHLNHTPNARGSVIVRTNGAVIPIECHYFRKGNVSSDPIKPTWIPFSSTKSGEGLLSFSLRLMNDDWLSERTSTVYYLGDLIHIEASVSMTNHMPLKLYIDSCAATLSPDKDSTPRYNIIDYHGCLLDSKAEDSFSTFVLPRGERELDKLQFDLDAFRFFGDDR; from the exons atgggggattttgtaatgagaggtttgttcccggtgctggtgttagttggagtggtttgttgctctgatatttggcaacaGTTTCGAGGCCACAGATTTCaatggagaagagtaaaacccacccctgtgccccagagagtcccttcccctgtccctccctttggttcccatttcagtgtgtctgaggggagaagtctctctccactgcagactgtgatggtgcagtgtggagagcagaacctgctggtgaggggagacatggatttatttcgaaccaggcacctgattaaagctgctgacctgaccctggggacagcaggttgtcggccaactgggatcGACTCGcagaaccacactgtcctctttgactatgggctccatgaatgtggcagcagattgcag atggctggagatttcctggtctacaccacccacctgaaccacaccccaaatgctcgtggatctgtcattgtgagaactaatggagcagtcattcccattgagtgccactattttag gaagggcaatgtgagcagtgatcctatcaagcccacctggatcccattcagctcgaccaagtctggagaagggcttctgtcattctcactgcgtcttatgaacg atgactggctttcagagcgcacctcgactgtctactacctgggtgacctcattcacattgaggcctctgtttcaatgaccaaccacatgcccttgaagctctacattgacagctgtgcagctacattgagcccagacaaggattccaccccaagatacaacatcattgactaccatgg ttgcctcctggacagcaaagctgaggactccttttcgacctttgtgttgccaagaggtgaacgtgagctggacaaactccagtttgacctggatgcgttccgcttctttggagatgaccgt
- the LOC137302270 gene encoding probable G-protein coupled receptor 139, whose product MLDSVKSEFRLHKDYAVVGPTNAVMGRCICDSPVSDFTVSVSLFLSVNLLAIVILSRGKCGLSKCITRYLVAMATADLLVIVCNVILYRIAHLYWWDTFLLHTPVCRFILFLAPTATDSSVWLTVAFTFDRFVAISCQKLKTKYCTEKTSLVIIVTLSALFGLKNIPRPFVYDHYRTVNNIPRGCRVSSQFYIRPAWIAFSWIEQLLTPLLPFCLILLFNALTVRRISVASRARRSLRDLSNGENDKDPEMKNRRRSIVLLFAISASFILLWMTTVVYFLYYRISGVFNHRSLFNPFATFEQAGILLQLLSSCTNTAIYTVTQSKFREELLNVIKYPFTLIGKLVK is encoded by the exons ATGCTGGACAGTGTGAAGTCGGAATTTCGTCTCCATAAGGACTATGCAGTGGTCGGTccaaccaatgctgtcatgggcagatgcatctgcgacag CCCGGTTAgtgatttcactgtttctgtctctctctttctctcagtgaacttgctggcgattgtgatcctgtcccgtggaaagtgcggtctctccaaatgtatcactcgctacctggtggccatggcgacggcggatctcctggtgattgtctgtaatgtgatcttatatcggattgctcatctttattggtgggacactttcctgctccacactcctgtttgcagattcattctcttcctggctccgactgccacagacagttctgtttggttaacggtcgcttttacctttgatcgttttgtagccattagttgtcagaagctgaaaacaaaatattgcaccgagaaaacttcaCTTGTGATTATCGTGACTTTGAGCGCGCTGTTCGGTTTAAAGAACATTCCCCGGCCCTTCGTGTATGATCATTACCGTACTGTTAACAATATACCACGGGGTTGTCGTGTATCATCACAGTTTTATATTCGACCCGCATGGATCGCATTTTCTTGGATTGAACAGCTGTTAACCCCGTTGCTtccattctgtttgattttattgtttAATGCTCTCACCGTCAGACGCATTTCAGTGGCCAGTCGGGCCCGAAGGAGCCTCCGGGACCTCAGCAATGGTGAGAATGACAAGGACCCTGAGATGAAGAACCGCAGAAGGTCCATCGTTTTACTTTTTGCCATATCCGCCAGTTTTATCCTGCTCTGGATGACAACGGTcgtatattttttatattatcGAATTTCAGGTGTCTTTAACCACCGATCTTTGTTTAACCCTTTTGCAACCTTCGAACAAGCGGGAATTCTGCTTCAGCTTCTGAGTTCCTGCACGAACACGGCCATTTACACAGTGACCCAgagtaagttcagagaggagctgctcaATGTGATTAAATATCCGTTTACTCTAATTGGTAAATTGGTCAAATGA